The following proteins are encoded in a genomic region of Cetobacterium sp. 8H:
- a CDS encoding BrxA family protein: MEYKAITGENFYYQELKNAARYLLKNSNIENMREVFKEEDILDCTSESNFQKKFLAINKRVKHLTEELMYQLVNGDSNTGKFITLYTILCAERFLLEFLDEVICDKYRHYDYSLKESDIQTFMNLKAEQSEVVEKWSESGKKKMIVKIKNFFSEGGYLYKEEEKLYKIVRPVILSETIDEMKKEGNRSVVKAMLY; encoded by the coding sequence ATGGAGTATAAAGCGATAACAGGAGAAAATTTCTATTATCAAGAGTTAAAAAATGCAGCAAGATATCTACTTAAAAATTCTAATATTGAAAATATGAGAGAGGTATTTAAAGAGGAGGATATTCTTGATTGTACAAGTGAAAGTAACTTTCAAAAGAAATTTTTAGCTATAAATAAAAGAGTGAAGCACCTAACAGAGGAGTTAATGTATCAATTAGTAAATGGAGACTCAAATACAGGTAAATTTATAACTTTATATACTATATTATGTGCAGAAAGGTTTCTTTTAGAGTTTCTAGATGAAGTTATTTGTGACAAGTATAGGCATTATGACTACTCTTTAAAAGAGAGTGATATTCAAACTTTTATGAATTTAAAAGCTGAGCAATCTGAAGTAGTTGAAAAATGGAGCGAGTCTGGAAAGAAAAAAATGATAGTAAAAATCAAAAACTTTTTTAGTGAAGGTGGCTATTTATATAAGGAGGAGGAAAAACTATATAAGATAGTTAGACCTGTAATCCTATCTGAAACAATAGATGAGATGAAAAAAGAGGGCAATAGAAGCGTAGTTAAGGCAATGCTTTATTGA
- the pglZ gene encoding BREX-1 system phosphatase PglZ type A produces VGDKNEIYLFVDSLLQNRVTSDIVTKKFFEIGKELNFRERIDELDFTKVVLGTGFEYFDVLTIKELAEKLTGELVEFTNYKKYINIRLDNTLWKSKYLELYKGLLAAINLLQLRKDLRVNDVDNLNELYKNYTEDYYKIDRYYREFFHSYDMGKSTEINGVLDKLQHMISTFYEKEYLEPLLNVWSTHIDKKDKLPQQRDFYKNHVKKSDTRVAVIISDALRYEVGSEIKEKLLKEANTKEISLTGMLTSLPSITSLGMASLLPFSETLNFDISERKVTLKGIDTRSTENRENILQLEEKESSATTFDIFKNMYRNEQEEYIKGKKVIYIYHDTIDAIGDKGKTESKTFEAAETAVSDIVGMGKLLSSLGVVNIYVTSDHGFLYERKEIEEHDKLELKNSYSILGKRYALSSERYEEKGCITLDLGGYYGVFPEKNQRIKSLGSGLQFVHGGISPQEMIVPLIKYRSGTNSTKSRKVNVKLKESVGKITSNISKFGVYQLDPISIGNKVVERDVAIALYTLNGVKVSTEEKIRLNATEENKLYNFRLTLSGTHEKVLLKVIDLDNGDILDSKEYEVNLSIASEFDF; encoded by the coding sequence GTTGGAGATAAAAATGAGATCTACCTTTTTGTTGATTCATTACTACAAAACAGGGTAACATCAGATATAGTAACAAAGAAGTTTTTCGAAATAGGGAAAGAACTTAATTTTAGAGAAAGAATAGATGAGTTAGATTTTACAAAAGTAGTACTAGGAACAGGTTTTGAATACTTTGATGTTTTAACTATTAAAGAGTTAGCAGAAAAATTAACTGGTGAATTAGTAGAATTTACTAACTATAAAAAATATATAAACATAAGGTTAGATAATACTTTATGGAAAAGTAAGTATTTAGAACTATATAAAGGTCTATTAGCTGCAATAAATCTTCTACAGCTTAGAAAAGATTTAAGAGTAAATGATGTGGATAATCTTAATGAACTTTATAAAAATTACACAGAGGATTACTATAAGATAGATAGATATTATAGAGAGTTCTTCCACTCGTATGATATGGGAAAATCTACTGAAATAAATGGTGTACTAGATAAACTGCAACATATGATAAGTACTTTCTACGAAAAGGAGTATTTAGAACCTCTTTTAAATGTATGGAGTACTCATATTGATAAAAAAGATAAACTTCCTCAGCAAAGAGATTTTTATAAAAATCATGTTAAAAAATCAGATACAAGGGTAGCTGTTATAATTTCAGATGCACTTAGATATGAGGTAGGAAGTGAAATAAAAGAGAAACTGTTAAAAGAGGCAAATACAAAGGAGATTAGTTTAACGGGTATGTTAACAAGTTTACCAAGTATTACAAGCTTAGGAATGGCAAGTCTTTTACCTTTCAGTGAGACTTTAAATTTTGATATATCTGAAAGAAAGGTAACTTTAAAGGGAATAGATACGAGAAGTACAGAAAATAGAGAAAATATATTGCAACTTGAGGAAAAAGAATCTTCAGCTACTACTTTTGATATTTTTAAAAATATGTATAGAAATGAGCAAGAGGAGTATATAAAAGGAAAAAAAGTTATATATATATACCATGATACAATTGATGCAATAGGAGATAAAGGTAAAACAGAGAGCAAAACTTTTGAGGCTGCAGAAACAGCAGTTTCAGATATAGTTGGAATGGGAAAACTACTATCTAGTTTAGGAGTAGTTAATATCTATGTAACTAGTGATCATGGATTCCTTTACGAGAGAAAAGAGATTGAAGAGCACGATAAGCTAGAGTTAAAAAATAGCTATTCAATACTTGGAAAAAGATATGCTTTATCTTCAGAAAGGTATGAGGAGAAGGGTTGTATAACACTGGATTTAGGTGGCTATTATGGTGTGTTCCCTGAAAAAAATCAGAGAATAAAAAGTTTAGGAAGCGGTCTTCAATTTGTTCATGGAGGAATAAGTCCACAAGAGATGATAGTCCCTCTTATTAAATATCGTAGCGGTACAAATTCTACAAAATCTAGAAAAGTTAATGTAAAGTTAAAAGAGAGTGTTGGAAAGATAACATCAAATATTTCAAAATTTGGAGTTTATCAACTAGACCCAATTAGCATAGGGAATAAAGTTGTCGAAAGAGATGTGGCAATCGCTCTTTATACTTTAAATGGGGTTAAAGTTAGTACAGAGGAAAAGATAAGATTAAATGCTACAGAGGAGAATAAACTATATAATTTTAGACTTACTCTAAGTGGAACTCATGAAAAAGTATTATTAAAAGTCATAGATTTAGACAATGGGGATATATTAGATTCAAAAGAGTATGAGGTAAACTTAAGTATAGCATCAGAATTTGATTTTTAA
- the brxL gene encoding protease Lon-related BREX system protein BrxL, translating into MEINKIANEAFEGKIVRKDLVSKIKGGANVPVYVLEYLLGMYCNSVDEDSITEGMEKVKKILAENYVRPDEAEKVKSKIKEIGSYTVIDKVSVKLNEKKDRYEGELSNLGVVGIDVAGAYIKEYEKLLCGGIWCILTLSYDFDELSMGDTPFKLEKLKPIQIANLNMNEVYEGRRRFSKEEWIKFILRSTGMEPDFFNEEAKWHMLGRMAPLVENNYNMCELGPRGTGKSYIYKEISPNSILLSGGQTTVANLFYNMAKKQIGLVGYWDVVAFDEIAGIKFKDKDGIQIMKDFMASGSFARGKEEKNANASMVFVGNVNQSIDVLVKTSHLLIDFPPEMNNDSAFFDRMHSYVPGWEIPKLSPASFTKEYGFIVDYMAEIFRELRKISYGDALDRFFILGRDLNQRDTIGVRKTVSALIKLLYPHGEFTKEDVEEVLVKALAYRRRVKEQLKKMAGMEFFATNFSYIDRESGEETYVNLNEQGGSKLIPDGPLKDGSLYTIGASMNNTLGLYKIEGQISSGRGRVTVADNKYRKSFENSFNYLKINSKRVSGAINISEKEFYLTVVDEKNVGVSENLTLGGFIAMCSSALNRQVLSQTVILGDMALSGSVIKVSELANTLQIAREAGAKKALIPISNAVDLATLPPDILADVQPIFYQDPIDAVQKALGFM; encoded by the coding sequence ATGGAGATAAATAAAATTGCAAATGAAGCTTTTGAAGGAAAGATTGTAAGAAAGGATTTGGTTTCTAAGATAAAAGGTGGGGCAAATGTCCCTGTCTATGTTCTTGAATATCTTTTGGGAATGTACTGTAATAGCGTGGATGAGGATAGTATAACAGAGGGAATGGAGAAAGTTAAAAAAATCCTAGCTGAAAACTATGTAAGACCAGATGAAGCTGAAAAAGTTAAATCTAAAATAAAAGAGATTGGAAGTTATACAGTAATAGATAAGGTTTCGGTAAAACTAAATGAAAAAAAAGATAGATATGAAGGGGAACTTTCAAATTTGGGAGTTGTAGGCATAGATGTTGCAGGAGCATATATAAAAGAGTATGAAAAGTTATTATGTGGTGGAATATGGTGTATATTGACTTTAAGCTATGATTTTGATGAGTTATCTATGGGAGATACACCTTTTAAATTAGAAAAGCTAAAACCAATACAGATAGCAAATCTAAATATGAATGAGGTATATGAGGGAAGAAGAAGGTTTTCCAAAGAGGAATGGATAAAGTTTATTTTAAGATCTACAGGAATGGAGCCAGATTTTTTTAATGAGGAAGCGAAGTGGCATATGCTTGGAAGAATGGCACCTTTAGTGGAAAATAACTATAATATGTGTGAGTTAGGTCCAAGAGGAACAGGGAAATCATACATATATAAAGAGATAAGTCCAAACTCTATTTTACTATCTGGAGGACAAACAACGGTAGCTAATCTATTTTATAATATGGCGAAAAAACAGATTGGACTTGTTGGGTATTGGGATGTAGTTGCTTTTGATGAAATAGCTGGAATAAAGTTTAAAGATAAAGATGGTATTCAGATTATGAAGGACTTTATGGCAAGTGGATCTTTTGCAAGGGGAAAAGAGGAGAAAAATGCAAATGCATCTATGGTTTTTGTGGGAAATGTTAATCAAAGTATAGATGTATTAGTAAAAACATCTCATCTTCTTATAGATTTTCCACCTGAAATGAATAATGATTCTGCCTTTTTTGATAGAATGCATAGCTATGTTCCAGGATGGGAGATTCCTAAACTAAGTCCTGCATCTTTTACTAAAGAGTATGGATTTATAGTGGACTATATGGCAGAGATTTTTAGAGAGTTAAGAAAAATATCTTATGGAGATGCTTTAGATAGATTCTTCATATTAGGTAGAGACTTAAATCAAAGGGATACAATTGGAGTTAGAAAAACAGTTTCAGCACTTATAAAGCTGCTTTATCCTCATGGAGAGTTTACAAAAGAGGATGTAGAAGAGGTATTGGTAAAAGCTTTAGCTTATAGAAGAAGAGTTAAAGAGCAGCTTAAAAAGATGGCAGGAATGGAGTTCTTCGCTACAAATTTTTCATATATAGATAGAGAAAGTGGAGAGGAAACTTATGTAAACCTAAATGAACAAGGTGGCAGTAAGCTTATACCTGATGGTCCTTTAAAAGATGGATCTCTTTATACAATTGGGGCATCAATGAACAATACACTGGGGCTTTATAAAATAGAGGGACAGATTTCTTCAGGAAGAGGTAGAGTAACAGTTGCAGATAATAAGTATAGAAAGAGCTTTGAAAACTCTTTTAATTATCTGAAAATAAACTCTAAGAGAGTTAGTGGGGCTATTAATATATCTGAAAAAGAGTTTTATTTAACTGTGGTGGATGAAAAAAATGTGGGGGTTTCAGAAAATCTTACACTTGGTGGTTTTATTGCAATGTGTTCAAGTGCCTTAAATAGACAAGTTTTATCACAAACTGTAATTTTAGGAGATATGGCATTATCTGGAAGTGTAATAAAAGTATCTGAACTAGCTAATACTTTGCAAATAGCAAGGGAGGCTGGAGCTAAAAAAGCGTTAATTCCTATTTCAAATGCTGTAGATTTAGCAACTTTACCACCAGATATACTAGCAGATGTACAACCAATATTCTATCAAGATCCAATAGATGCAGTGCAAAAAGCTCTCGGTTTCATGTAA
- a CDS encoding DUF1788 domain-containing protein, producing the protein MESINERLKKLVKKVSSDEFYNNRGLANEVPFYIFDYDPKEEILIRHFVKNTFLPEFSEDNRLNVVEIDLFELLLESMRNDNILDKSFALEEKKGTQFLYEKLKKSFNSEIIIKYIEGKSRGKNLVVITGIGKVYPIVRTHTVLNNLQNIFDHTKVLLFFPGEYTSVDLRLFGFKDNNYYRAFRI; encoded by the coding sequence ATGGAAAGTATAAATGAGAGATTAAAAAAATTAGTAAAAAAAGTTTCAAGTGATGAGTTTTATAACAATAGAGGACTTGCAAATGAAGTTCCATTTTATATTTTTGATTATGATCCTAAAGAGGAGATTTTGATTAGACATTTTGTAAAAAATACATTTCTACCAGAGTTTTCGGAGGATAATAGATTAAATGTAGTAGAGATAGATCTTTTTGAACTACTATTAGAGAGTATGAGAAATGATAATATTTTAGATAAATCTTTTGCACTAGAGGAGAAAAAGGGAACTCAGTTTCTATATGAAAAACTAAAGAAAAGTTTTAACTCAGAGATTATTATAAAGTATATAGAGGGAAAAAGTAGAGGGAAAAACTTAGTTGTAATAACTGGAATAGGAAAAGTTTATCCTATTGTAAGAACTCACACAGTTCTTAATAACTTACAGAACATATTTGATCACACAAAGGTATTGCTGTTTTTTCCTGGAGAGTATACAAGTGTAGATTTAAGACTATTTGGATTTAAGGATAATAACTATTATAGAGCCTTTAGAATATAG